In Raphanus sativus cultivar WK10039 chromosome 5, ASM80110v3, whole genome shotgun sequence, the following proteins share a genomic window:
- the LOC130512929 gene encoding putative F-box protein At3g22650 codes for MASSETSLLPIDIIEEIFYRIPIEYLTQFKLTCRQWHALLKDKRFIYKYLDLVQERFIRIDHTVQIINPVQGARSSSPIPEEFHDSEISTTVHCDGLLLCRCNKTRTRSCKLAVWNPFLKRIKCIKPMSFYSVNDFYGIGYDNISREEYKILRIFEGELEDDERAVIGPCEPVIEIYDFKSNAWRIIVDEAALEWSIDPPCKGVSIKGNMYWVAHWNNKPELFILCFDFSTETFKVLCNVPFQCSVLDTASLSSFRGDKLSLLHQREETTKIEVWVTNTLDDDDVVSWEKYLDVSNPDLPTLHTDHDLAHPSYFVDENDSIMAWCEEVMGDAGDDYVCVSVSEISKDGIAKKLVETGRCNLGDYHDKPFVCGHVYLPSLVPVPE; via the coding sequence ATGGCTTCCTCAGAGACTTCATTGCTTCCTATTGATATAATAGAAGAAATATTCTATCGGATTCCAATAGAATATTTGACACAATTCAAACTGACGTGCAGACAATGGCACGCTCTCTTGAAGGACAAGAGATTCATCTACAAGTACTTGGATCTCGTCCAAGAAAGGTTCATAAGAATCGACCATACGGTTCAGATCATCAACCCTGTGCAAGGAGCTCGCTCATCTTCACCAATACCAGAAGAGTTTCACGATTCCGAGATCTCAACTACTGTTCATTGCGATGGATTATTGTTATGTAGATGcaataaaacaagaacaagaagctGCAAACTCGCAGTTTGGAACCCGTTCTTGAAACGTATCAAATGTATCAAACCAATGAGTTTTTACTCGGTCAATGATTTCTACGGTATAGGATACGACAATATATCTCGTGAAGAATACAAAATTCTAAGGATTTTCGAAGGAGAGCTCGAAGACGACGAGAGAGCAGTGATAGGACCTTGTGAGCCAGTGAttgaaatttatgattttaaatctAATGCATGGAGAATAATTGTTGATGAAGCTGCTTTGGAATGGTCTATTGATCCACCATGCAAAGGAGTTTCCATTAAAGGAAACATGTATTGGGTCGCACATTGGAACAATAAACCCGAACTTTTCATCCTATGTTTTGATTTCTCGACAGAAACATTCAAAGTTTTATGCAATGTTCCGTTCCAATGCAGTGTACTAGATACAGCATCGTTGTCAAGTTTTAGAGGAGATAAGCTTTCTTTGTTACATCAACGTGAAGAAACAACGAAGATTGAAGTGTGGGTCACAAACAcattggatgatgatgatgtcgTCTCATGGGAAAAGTACTTAGATGTGAGTAATCCTGACCTACCGACATTACATACAGATCATGATCTCGCTCATCCTAGCTACTTTGTTGACGAGAACGATAGTATCATGGCGTGGTGCGAAGAGGTGATGGGAGATGCAGGAGATGATTACGTTTGTGTTAGCGTTAGCGAGATTAGTAAAGATGGGATTGCTAAGAAACTAGTCGAGACAGGACGATGTAATTTGGGTGACTATCATGATAAGCCTTTTGTATGTGGACATGTTTACCTTCCAAGTCTGGTTCCGGTTCCAGAGTAA
- the LOC108856144 gene encoding prefoldin subunit 2, which produces MASLREAPNEQAILNVYESMRSELSQIYSNITDLEMQVSEHSLVINAIQPLDQTRKCFRMIGGVLVERTVKEVLPAVNRNKEGLGEVVKKLYETLVEKKNDMTEFEAKYKIRLRKQDDSNEEGNNKKEGNAQGVLVGAAASTIQ; this is translated from the coding sequence ATGGCGAGCTTGAGAGAAGCGCCGAACGAGCAAGCTATTCTGAACGTCTACGAGTCCATGAGGTCAGAGCTGAGCCAAATCTATTCCAACATAACCGACCTCGAGATGCAAGTCAGCGAACACTCTCTCGTCATCAACGCCATCCAGCCTCTCGACCAGACCAGAAAATGCTTCCGAATGATCGGAGGCGTTCTGGTGGAGAGAACCGTCAAAGAGGTGCTCCCGGCTGTCAACCGCAACAAGGAAGGGCTCGGAGAGGTCGTCAAGAAGCTGTACGAGACGTtggtggagaagaagaatgatATGACCGAGTTCGAAGCTAAGTATAAGATCAGGCTAAGGAAACAGGACGATTCCAATGAAGAAGGTAATAACAAAAAGGAAGGTAATGCTCAAGGTGTTCTTGTTGGAGCTGCTGCTAGTACGATCCAgtaa
- the LOC108837931 gene encoding probable rRNA-processing protein EBP2 homolog codes for MSSLEDDFVEDDEMNMIDEDEPASDSEAESPSDSDSDNEITEKLSEPTKTAVYNRDGLLDKLQDISWPEDVDWTHKLTVEIDQGPQAVDVNDDLAREMAFYTQALEGTREAFSKLQEMGLPFLRPADYYAEMVKSDTHMEKVKSKLLYEKKQMEEAEERRKARDNKKMAKEVQSQKMKERAKQKKDEIESVKKWRKQRQQSGFSEKGGGAGELDLEFGNGKSFQRGGGGGKKRPGVSPGDRSGGKGKSASRMNNKKREFRDSKFGHGGRKGLSKQNTAETTNDFKGGFRGGKAGGGNKRQKR; via the coding sequence ATGTCATCACTTGAGGATGATTTTGTGGAAGACGATGAGATGAACATGATTGACGAAGACGAACCAGCATCCGACTCCGAAGCAGAATCTCCTTCAGATTCAGATTCAGACAACGAGATCACCGAGAAGCTATCCGAGCCGACAAAGACCGCCGTCTACAACAGAGACGGTCTTCTCGACAAACTCCAAGACATAAGCTGGCCAGAAGACGTCGACTGGACTCATAAACTCACCGTCGAGATCGATCAGGGCCCACAAGCCGTCGACGTGAACGACGACCTCGCGAGAGAGATGGCGTTCTACACTCAAGCCTTGGAAGGGACGAGGGAAGCTTTCTCGAAGCTCCAGGAGATGGGGCTTCCCTTTTTAAGACCAGCGGATTACTACGCGGAGATGGTGAAGTCGGACACGCACATGGAGAAGGTGAAGTCGAAGCTTCTGTACGAGAAGAAGCAGATGGAGGAGGCGGAGGAGAGGAGGAAAGCGAGGGATAACAAGAAGATGGCCAAGGAGGTGCAGTCTCAGAAGATGAAGGAGAGGGCTAAGCAGAAGAAGGACGAGATTGAGTCTGTCAAGAAGTGGAGGAAACAGAGGCAGCAGAGTGGGTTTAGTGAGAAAGGTGGTGGCGCGGGGGAGCTTGATCTTGAGTTTGGGAATGGGAAGAGTTTTCagagaggtggtggtggtggtaagAAGAGACCAGGTGTGTCTCCTGGTGATCGGTCGGGAGGGAAAGGGAAGTCTGCTTCGAGGATGAATAATAAGAAGAGGGAGTTTAGGGATTCTAAGTTTGGTCATGGTGGAAGGAAGGGTTTGAGCAAGCAGAACACTGCGGAGACTACTAATGATTTTAAAGGCGGGTTTCGTGGAGGCAAAGCTGGTGGTGGTAACAAGAGACAGAAGAGATAA
- the LOC108859471 gene encoding non-specific lipid transfer protein GPI-anchored 20, with product MLKIPVIAVVVVALIAVLALPVRSQQPPLSQCTPSMMTTVGPCMSILTNSSTNGTSPSSDCCNSLRSLTTGGMGCLCLIVTGSVPFNIPINRTTAVSLPRACNMPSVPLQCNANISPAAAPGPAGTFGPAMSPSPATTPIVPEPTPAAQTPQSDTTRPFTPTVNGAAPTSDDGGSTSRPSVTPSSSYALSPSLLFLIASLVALKFY from the exons ATGTTGAAGATCCCAGTGATAGCCGTTGTTGTCGTGGCCTTAATCGCAGTGCTAGCTTTGCCAGTTCGCAGCCAGCAACCGCCGCTTAGCCAATGTACACCGTCTATGATGACCACCGTGGGACCTTGTATGAGCATTTTAACCAACAGCAGTACCAACGGAACTTCACCTTCCTCTGATTGTTGTAACTCGCTGAGGTCTTTGACTACGGGAGGAATGGGATGTCTATGTCTTATTGTCACCGGAAGTGTTCCTTTTAACATTCCGATTAACCGTACAACCGCCGTCTCTCTTCCACGTGCTTGTAACATGCCTAGTGTTCCTCTTCAATGCAACGCCAATATTTCTCCAGCTGCTGCTCCTG GACCTGCTGGTACATTTGGACCGGCCATGTCTCCAAGTCCAGCAACAACTCCAATTGTTCCAGAGCCGACTCCAGCAGCTCAGACACCACAGTCTGATACAACTAGACCTTTTACACCAACCGTGAACGGTGCTGCTCCTACATCTGATGACGGAGGAAGCACCAGTCGACCTTCTGTTACTCCTTCCTCCTCCTACGCTCTCTCACCATCCCTTCTCTTCCTTATCGCCAGCCTCGTAGCTCTCAAATTCTACTGA
- the LOC108857271 gene encoding non-specific lipid transfer protein GPI-anchored 5: MNMGMGLMLLTVFMAVMSSSRVSAQTSCTSALISMAPCLNYITGNTTTPSQQCCSQLSNVVQSSPDCLCQALNGGGSQLGLNINQTQALALPRACNVQTPPVSSCNGGGSNADSPADSPKSSGPGNGSKTVPVGEGDGSSSDGSSIKFSYPLLAFLSVASYMAIFLKY; encoded by the exons ATGAATATGGGAATGGGTTTAATGTTGCTTACAGTTTTCATGGCTGTGATGTCTTCTTCAAGAGTCTCTGCTCAGACAAGTTGCACGAGCGCGTTGATCAGCATGGCACCATGTCTTAACTACATAACCGGAAACACTACAACTCCTTCTCAGCAATGCTGCAGCCAGTTGAGTAACGTAGTCCAGTCTTCTCCTGACTGTTTATGTCAAGCCCTCAACGGTGGAGGCTCTCAGCTTGGGCTCAACATTAATCAAACACAGGCTCTTGCTTTGCCAAGGGCTTGTAATGTTCAGACTCCTCCTGTCAGTAGCTGTAACG gtggTGGTTCTAATGCTGATTCTCCTGCGGATTCACCAAAATCTTCAG GACCAGGAAATGGATCGAAAACCGTACCAGTAGGAGAAGGAGACGGATCATCGTCTGACGGAAGCTCTATCAAGTTCTCATATCCTCTTCTTGCCTTCCTTTCCGTGGCTTCCTACATGGCAATCTTCTTGAAATACTGA
- the LOC108860806 gene encoding late embryogenesis abundant protein 31, with translation MSQQEQPKRPQEPVKYGDVFEVSGELADRPIAPEDARMMQAKETSVLGHTQKGGIAASMQSAATANRLAGFVEPGVATFLDPDRGTSVAQTDVQGTRVTKESIGVQDLGQYVEPRPVSTAATGVSVQSKITIGQALEATVQTAGKKPVDQSDAAAIQAAEVRASSDNVIAPGGVTASAQSAADYNAAIEFDENKIKLVDVLAGATRKLQEDKAVTKQDAEGVVSAELRNNPNLSTYPGGVADSLTAAARLNEKGGI, from the exons atgagccAACAAGAGCAACCGAAGAGGCCACAAGAGCCGGTCAAATACGGCGACGTTTTCGAAGTCTCAGGCGAACTCGCCGATAGGCCCATAGCCCCTGAGGATGCTAGGATGATGCAAGCTAAGGAGACAAGTGTCTTGGGACACACTCAAAAAGGCGGTATAGCCGCCAGTATGCAGTCCGCAGCCACTGCCAACAGACTCGCTGGCTTCGTCGAGCCAGGTGTCGCCACCTTCCTCGACCCCGACCGTGGCACCTCTGTGGCCCAAACCGATGTCCAAGGGACACGTGTCACTAAAGAATCCATCGGTGTACAG GACCTTGGACAATACGTTGAGCCTAGGCCAGTGTCGACGGCAGCAACAGGAGTGAGTGTTCAAAGTAAGATAACAATAGGACAAGCATTAGAGGCAACTGTACAAACCGCTGGAAAGAAGCCGGTGGATCAGAGCGATGCAGCGGCGATTCAAGCGGCTGAAGTCAGAGCTTCTAGCGACAACGTCATCGCTCCTGGTGGAGTAACAGCTTCAGCTCAGTCCGCAGCTGATTACAACGCTGCTATAGAGTTTGACGAGAATAAAATCAAGCTCGTTGATGTTTTGGCG GGTGCGACGAGGAAGTTACAGGAGGATAAAGCAGTGACGAAGCAGGACGCAGAGGGTGTGGTGAGCGCTGAGCTGAGGAACAACCCTAATCTGTCTACTTATCCAGGTGGTGTGGCGGATTCTCTTACCGCCGCGGCTAGGCTTAACGAGAAAGGTGGTATATAA